One Eubacteriales bacterium mix99 genomic window carries:
- the rpoZ gene encoding DNA-directed RNA polymerase subunit omega yields MILPTQNSLLEKVDSKYTLVVEVAKRARQLVAGEKPLIGEEEDNEAANPVSIAVKEVDADLIHYQHEKKQA; encoded by the coding sequence ATGATTTTACCGACTCAGAATTCTTTGCTGGAAAAGGTAGACAGTAAATATACGCTTGTCGTGGAAGTGGCAAAGCGGGCAAGGCAGCTGGTAGCAGGGGAAAAGCCGCTGATAGGGGAAGAAGAGGACAACGAAGCTGCGAACCCGGTTTCCATAGCGGTAAAGGAAGTGGATGCCGATCTGATTCATTATCAGCATGAAAAAAAGCAGGCATAG